The sequence below is a genomic window from Lysobacter stagni.
GGGAGCTTCCGTTTTCCGCGATCCGAAGGTCCGCAGCTGTTCGGGAGACTCGCTCGCGGCGTGCCCGAAGCGCCTTTTTCAGACTGGTCGATCAGGGTCGCCAGCTACGAGATGCGAGGCTTCAGCTTGTGGAGTTACGAGGAGGGCGATTCGCAATGGGCGTTCTTCTGCCTCGCGGAGGTGGGCGTCTGCGAGTACACGTCCTGGACGAGATAGCCACGCATCGACGTGTCGTTAAGAGACCGCTTCTGACAGATAGCGGACATTCGGGCAGACAAGGCTACGGCCCGCGATGCTGATGTGCCATGGAACCAATGCGCGAAAGCCATGCGAACGATCAGGGAATGAAGGAGTGAGTGTGAAACGAGCCATGAGGACTGGTTTGCTCCTGCTTGCCTCGACGATGGCGGGTTGCGGCGCATCGGAGCGGGCAGGGGATTCCCAGAGTGCGGTCGGGTGGTGCGCGAAGGACAGCGCCAACTGCACGACCATCGTGTTTCGCGGGGGCGTGGCTGACCCTTCCCTGGCTGCCGCTCATCCGCCGACGCTCAGGATTCCAGACGCCTACATTGCGGAAGAATTTCGCGATCGGATAAGTGGCGCGGAATCCGTCGTGCTTCCCTCGGTGGTCCTCACCGTGCCGGCGTCTGCCTGTGGCCTGGACGCCGGGCTGTTGGATACGAAGGGCGTGGCGGTCGGGTTGACCGAGGTTTCAACCGACTGGTCCCGGATGATGATGGAAGGCAGACGCCGGGCGGCGGATGACTACCCCGCGCAATTTCCGATACTGACCGACCCTCGATCGAAGCTGCGATACCAGCAGTTGGAGTCATATCCGAACTGGCATGTGCGGCGTCGCTATCTCAACGAAGCTCCGCAGTCGGTGGGCTTCGTCTCGATGGAGTGCACGCATCCTGCCGCGGGCCGCAAACCCGATGGCATCGTTGGCAGGTGCTGGTTGCACACGAGCCCGGTCGAAGGGTTGATGACGATGACGGTGTTCAAGGAAGCCCGCCTCGAAGACTGGGGCGAAGTACGCCGTTGCGTCGACGACCTCGTCCTGAGGTTCGTCGACGATGCGCGAACGTCGCCTTCTGGCCGTTAGCGTGACACGCAGGGAACCGACCCGGGCGATCGCGGTTCGGCTCAGTTCTTCGCCTTGGCGAACGGCAGGCCCTTGAGCACGTCGGCCTGGTACTGGGCACACCCGTCCTGCGCGGTGGCGCAGACCAGGGCGACCTTCACCACGGGTTCGTCGTTCTCCACGACCGGCCGGTAACGCGCGGCGAGGTTTCCGTTCCGGTACCAGAACTCGGGTGCGGCCGCATTCCCTGTGGCGACAAACAAGCCGCGCTCGTACATCGGCAAGCCAGGCAGGTACAGCGGTGCGCCGATGCGACCCTGCAGGAAGGCCCCGGATATCAGCGAGTGGGCTTCGGCGAAGGAGGGCAACGCCTCGGACGCGGACTCCAACTCATAGCGTGGACGAGCGTGCGTCGCCGGCCAGCCAAGCTGCTCCGGCGAGGACATGGCACCCACTTCGGAAGGCGGGAAGAAGTCGACCGGCGCCTCGTAGCGTCCGTCCACCAACTTCCAGTCCGGTTGGGGCTTGCCGAGCGTCCAGGTCCTGGCGGTCGCAAGGGATGCCTCGTCCAGTGCCCGGTTTCCGGTCTTCTTCGCCATCCTGACATCGGTGACGCGGCCACAGGCATCGAATGCAATGCTGACGACGCCGTGTCCGCCCCGGCCTGCCTTCGCCTGCGCCATGGGATATCTGGGTGGGCGGAGTTGCCGCGCGGGACACTCCTGCGTGTCGGCGGCAGGCGCCTGGGTCTGCGGCTGCGCGTGCACTGGTATCGCTGATTGCGCGGCGGCCAGGCAGGCAACGCCTGCGCCGATCAGAAGAACTTTCTTCAACGTCGCTCTCCCCGACGAAGTGAACGGCCATCGTGGTGACGACGGCATCTTTCGGCTGCGCCCCGTGCAGCCTCGCGACCGAGTTTGCCGGCCGGGCGTCGACCGTTCAAGACGCGCAAGGCGAGCACGAGGGGCAGCGACCACCACCCGGCATCCTTGCCGGATGGTAAAGCCGCCTCTCTTTGATGCGTTACGCCAGTGCGGGCAGGACGAACGCGAACATCGCGCCAACCACCGTGCAGACCGTCGCCGCCCACCACAGCACGGCGCTGGCCGTCCGAAGGCGCGCGCAGGCGCGGGCCAATGCCGCATCGGCCGGGCAGGGAAGGCGCCTCGCCCGCCACAGCAGCACTCCGGATATCGCGAGCATCGCCGACGCGATACCGAACACGCCTGCCTTGTGCTCGGACAGCCAGACCAGCTGTGGCACCGCGGTGACCAATCCCGCCAGTGCCGCGCCCGCACCCAGCGCGACCATCACCGCAGGCAGGACGCAGCACACCAGCGTCCCGCTGCTGGCCAGCAGCGTCAGCAACGCGACGCCCAGATTGCGCCTGAGCGGGACCTGCGCAGGAAAATCAGTCATCGGTCTTGACCCGCTGGCGAATGGCATCGAGGGACTCGTCGGTGCGGCGTATCGCGACCACCGTGTAGCCGGCGTCCGTGATCGCCTTGCGCAAGGTGGCGTCGTCGATGTCGCTTCCGTCCTTGAGGTGCACGGCGACGATCCGGTGCTCCAGACTGACGAACACCGCCTCCGTCGCCGGGAATGCCTTGAGCGACTTCTCGATGCCCTGCGCACAGAACGCGCATACCAG
It includes:
- a CDS encoding energy transducer TonB codes for the protein MPSSPRWPFTSSGRATLKKVLLIGAGVACLAAAQSAIPVHAQPQTQAPAADTQECPARQLRPPRYPMAQAKAGRGGHGVVSIAFDACGRVTDVRMAKKTGNRALDEASLATARTWTLGKPQPDWKLVDGRYEAPVDFFPPSEVGAMSSPEQLGWPATHARPRYELESASEALPSFAEAHSLISGAFLQGRIGAPLYLPGLPMYERGLFVATGNAAAPEFWYRNGNLAARYRPVVENDEPVVKVALVCATAQDGCAQYQADVLKGLPFAKAKN
- a CDS encoding heavy-metal-associated domain-containing protein; protein product: MNLFQSNRFKLLVATALLSISSLVSARTIEMDVNGLVCAFCAQGIEKSLKAFPATEAVFVSLEHRIVAVHLKDGSDIDDATLRKAITDAGYTVVAIRRTDESLDAIRQRVKTDD